The Tripterygium wilfordii isolate XIE 37 chromosome 21, ASM1340144v1, whole genome shotgun sequence genome segment TGCTgcatttgtattttgttttaaatGGGTTTTATTCTGTGCTTGAGTTGAGACTTATCTATTTTAGAACAAATGTAAACGAATAATcttttttatttagaataaaaaTATACATTAGTACCAAAAGTCcaaaattgtaagaaaaaaTATCGTTTAGTTCCTGTGCATAATATTTCGAAATAATTTCTTTTCTCAAGATCCAATCAGCATTCAGCAGAAAAAGAGTGCTCACAATGTTCATGCATTTGATGTGAAAAAATTGACCCATTGAGCATAGATATGTTTCATACCATTGCCGATGCAGATTGTACTAAGGGCATGACGAGTATAATTTGGAGCCTGAGCAATGAACTCAAATGTGTAATAAGCAGTTCCATCAACATCATGCTGTAGCATACGAGCAAAGACAGTCGATTGGCATCCAGTAATCAGGTAGAAATAACAACAACTAAAAATGGAAAATGTTCGAAGAAAATTATGACCTACAACAGTTTCATAGCTAACTTTCCAAACTCCTTTGGAAAAACAACCAATAATGTAtgcaaactatatatataactatttgcAAGGAGAAGACATCCTGCTTCCTTAATGAATTTAACTTCACAACGTATACCATGTTTTGCTGAAGAAGAGATTAATGACTCAAACCTCTGACGCCTCAATTAGTTTTGTTTTCTGGGAAGAAGGCGCCAAAAACGTTTTAATGAAAGTTCCAGCAACCTGCGCTTGGTGGAAAAGGAGTATTATTAGTCCCACTCTCAGCTAAGGCACACACAGCGATCGCTGATTACATCATTAAAGTACCCAACAAATAGTAAATTTAatacatattttatttctttatttctctgtatcttcaaaagcataatGTATTCACACCTGTTGTGGAGGCCCAAAGTCTCTAATGTCCTCTTTATTTGTTGAGACAAAATTTATGCTGACACTTTCTAATGGCTCAATGACATCTTTATAGACCTTATCTTCACCTTCGATAATCACTTCCTGGCCATatgcaaataaaataattaaaaaaacactaaaaagatgccaatctatgattttttatttttttcttgctaaaaaaaaaggatttgcCTATATAACAACAGATTTAAGTATTGCATGCAAGGTAGTTAAATCGTAAAATCGAATCGGAATCGGAGAAGGGGTGTAAAATCGGAATCGTAAActcgaatcgtaaaatcgtaagattttacatacCTTGTAACATTAAGAATAATTCTCAATAATGttccaaaaataacataaaatttattggatatatttctgaaccatatttttgttttattttggtccGACAGGGTCCTTTTACACTCCTTTTACACCCAAATATGTATCTAAAActacattaaaattaaaaaaaggaaaaaagaaatacaaacaaTTGCAACAGATTTTAACGATTTTACTCGCGATTTTACCGATTTTAATGATTTTACTCGCGATTTTATGTGATTTTGTGTGATTTTACAACCCTTACGATTCCACTGCTATTTAACTAGGTTTCTATAGGTATGATCGTAAAATCGTACGATTTTACGATCAAAATCGCGATTTTAACTACCTTGATTGCATGGCCCACTAACATCACGCAAACAGAGTACAGGGATCAAAGTATTTGCATATGATACCCGCCACCCAAAAGGATAGAGAAAAGAGTATCCGTCCTTGTTTTTGTTGACTGGTAGAAATCCCTTTTTGGTTTCTGCAGCAACTGAACCATATCAAGGGTGTCCTCTTaggatatcattatatcaacaaCCATTATTTAAGGAACAATGAGCAGCATAACTTGCAGGCAGGAGGACACTTATAATGCTAATTGTTCACATAATTACGAGACATAAAAGCCTAATTAGATCAGAAGGTTACTAAAAGGAAAGGGTTATTTATTGGCAAATTTGTAAATGAGGATACTTACATGATGAAGAAGTATGATTAACCAAAGAAAACAATGGGACAATGACCCCAACAGTAATAAATTGGCGTCTTCCAGATCTATCTGCGAAGGGAAAAGGAGAATCAGAAGCTAAAACAAAAGTGAACTATTGATTACCCAATTATTGCTGCAGACATACGACAATCATCTTATCAACAAAAGATGATCACAAAGAAAACTGCATATGTCGTGTGTTCTTTCGAGTGATGTAAGAAAAAGGATTTTTAAGTGTTTGCAAGTGAATCCCGTGATAAGGAGGCTCTGAACGTCTGAGAAAACTCAGCGAATCCAAAATGCCAAAAAATTGAGTTGATTTTCAGCCTTAAGTAATTGTAATCACAACAAAAGTTGGATGGAAATTTGACCCTGAAGTGAAAGTTGCAACTGCCTACATGAAGCAAGGTGAGAACAGCAAAATGTTTTCGAGACTTAAAATGTTGTGGCCATCGAGGACTAATCCTAAGAAGACAAAAACTTTTCACAATGAGGCCTCCCAAAACTTTGGCTTCATAACCTTtgaagaatcaagtaagaaaaaaaaatccagaactCAATATTGTCT includes the following:
- the LOC119989896 gene encoding psbP-like protein 1, chloroplastic; amino-acid sequence: MASLQSSPSIHRTLFLNSSPQLGLRTHGTFPCCRQGIPYLIRAKQTAAPASHFHDRSGRRQFITVGVIVPLFSLVNHTSSSFAAETKKGFLPVNKNKDGYSFLYPFGWREVIIEGEDKVYKDVIEPLESVSINFVSTNKEDIRDFGPPQQVAGTFIKTFLAPSSQKTKLIEASEHDVDGTAYYTFEFIAQAPNYTRHALSTICIGNGMKHIYAQWVNFFTSNA